The Carassius carassius unplaced genomic scaffold, fCarCar2.1 SCAFFOLD_73, whole genome shotgun sequence genome includes a window with the following:
- the LOC132133945 gene encoding histone H2B-like: MPEPAKSAPKKGSKKAVTKTTAKGGKKRRKSRKESYAIYVYKVLKQVHPDTGISSKAMGIMNSFVNDIFERIAGESSRLAHYNKRSTITSREIQTAVRLLLPGELAKHAVSEGTKAVTKYTSSK, from the coding sequence ATGCCTGAACCAGCGAAGTCCGCTCCTAAGAAGGGCTCCAAGAAGGCCGTCACTAAGACCACCGCTAAAGGAGGAAAGAAGCGCAGAAAGTCCAGGAAGGAGAGCTACGCTATCTACGTGTACAAAGTGCTGAAGCAGGTTCATCCTGACACCGGGATCTCTTCGAAGGCGATGGGGATCATGAACTCTTTCGTCAACGACATCTTCGAGCGCATCGCCGGTGAGTCGTCTCGTCTCGCTCACTACAACAAGCGCTCCACCATCACCTCGAGAGAGATCCAGACCGCCGTGCGTCTGCTGCTGCCCGGAGAGCTGGCCAAACACGCCGTGTCTGAGGGAACCAAGGCCGTCACCAAGTACACCAGCTCCAAGTAG
- the LOC132133947 gene encoding histone H4, with product MSGRGKGGKGLGKGGAKRHRKVLRDNIQGITKPAIRRLARRGGVKRISGLIYEETRGVLKVFLENVIRDAVTYTEHAKRKTVTAMDVVYALKRQGRTLYGFGG from the coding sequence ATGTCTGGAAGAGGTAAAGGTGGTAAAGGGCTCGGGAAAGGAGGCGCCAAGCGTCACCGTAAAGTTCTTCGGGATAACATCCAGGGCATCACCAAACCCGCCATCCGTCGTCTCGCTCGCCGCGGCGGAGTCAAGCGTATCTCCGGTCTGATCTACGAGGAGACCCGCGGTGTGCTGAAGGTGTTCCTGGAGAACGTGATCCGCGATGCCGTGACCTACACCGAGCACGCCAAGAGAAAGACCGTCACCGCCATGGACGTCGTGTATGCGCTGAAACGACAGGGACGCACTCTGTACGGCTTCGGAGGATAA